TGCTGGTTTCTCCGTATGTCGTCTGGGTAGTCAAAGAAGGAAAATTTATTGAATTTTGGAAACCCTAGCTAAATGTTTTTACAGCAAGTCATCAATGGTTTGATACTGGGTTCGATCTATGCATTGATTGCTCTAGGTTACACGATGGTCTATGGCATTCTCGAGCTGATCAACTTTGCCCATGGTGAAATTTATATGATCGGAGCCTATCTTTCGATCATTTCCTTTGGTTTTTTTACGACGATGGGGATCACGCAGCATTATTTGATTCTCTCGCTGATTTTATCTTTTTTTTTCTCCGCGCTATTTTGCGCGGCCTATGGTTTTACCATGGAGAAATTGGCCTATCGGCCGTTGCGGCAGGCTCATCGGCTCTCTCCGCTGATCTCTGCAATCGGCGTCTCCATTTTTCTACAAAATTATGTTATGCTCACCCAGGGTTCCGGAGATCTTGTCTTCCCCCATCGTTTCACTGTCGGTGAACTTTACTTCTCAGGTATTCGGATCACCGTGCTTCAGCTTGTGATATTGGGATCCGCGATTGTTTTGATGGGCTCCCTCTACTTTCTTGTTCAAAACACCTTAATCGGAAAAGCCATGAGGGCCACCGCGCAGGACAAGGTGATGTCCAATCTCCTGGGGATTGACACCGATCTCATCATTTCTGTCACCTTTGTCCTCGGATCCCTGCTGGCTGCCGCGGCCGGAATGATGGTCGCCATGTATTATGGAACCGTCAATTTCTTTATCGGATATATTGCCGGTATTAAGGCATTTACGGCCGCCGTTTTGGGTGGTATCGGGAGCATTCCCGGGGCGATGTTAGGCGGGCTCCTTCTGGGAATGGTTGAAAGCCTGGGAGCAGGTTATATTTCAAGCGAATATAAGGATCTTTTTGCATTTTTGATATTGATTCTGGTTCTCCTCTTCAGACCTTCCGGTTTATTGGGCTCTCCTCTTAAAGAAAAAGTGTAGGAAAACGAGCGTTGAAAACAAATGCAGCCTACACTATTATCGGCATTCCTCTTTGGTTTGGCCTGCTGGGTCTCCCCTTCTTAGGCGTTTCAGGAGGGATAAAGCTCTCCCTCGGTGTTTTGTTGCTTTTGGTATCGATTCGCCTCATTCGAAAAATCCCTACCCGGAACTTTAAACGAACTGCGTTTTACGGTATCACCTCAAGTCAGAATATACCTTATTTATGGGAGAGGATAAAGTGGCTCCTTGCTCTTTCTCTGATTATCGTTCCCTTATTTCTCGACAACTATCAGCTTGACGTGATGACCATGGCCGGACTCTATATTGTTCTAGCTCTCGGACTCAATGTCGTGGTCGGCTTTGCAGGTCTCCTTGATCTGGGGTATGCCGCTTTTTATGCCGTAGGGGCGTATAGCTATGCGCTCATGTCGGTTCATTTTCACATCAATTTCTGGCTGGCCATTCCTCTGGCAGGCATATTAGCGGGAGCTTTCGGCTTTTTGCTCGGTGTGATCACGCTTCGGTTGAGAGGTGACTATCTTGCGATCGTGACTCTTGGATTTATTCAGATTCTCCATCTCGTGCTCAACAATTGGGACTCCGTGACACGAGGACCTAAAGGAATATCAGGAATTCCCCATCCTAAAATAGGAAAGTTCATCTTCTATCAGCCGATCGATTACTACTACCTTATATTGGCCATAGTCGTGGTTGCATTATTCTTCATTCAACGAATTAAATCTTCCAGAATCGGTCGAGCCTGGGACGCGATCCGTGAAGACGAAATTGCCGCCGAAGCGATGGGAATCCATACGACGCAGATGAAAACTCTCGCGTTTGCCATTGGAGCGGCCTGGGCGGGCGTCTGCGGGACTTTTTTCTCGGCTAAATTCGGTTTTGTTTCGCCCGAAAGTTTTACTTTTTTTGAATCGATTTTGATTTTATCTATGGTAGTATTGGGTGGTATCGGGAGTATACCGGGGGTTATTTTGGGCGCGTTGGTCTTAATGATTCTGCCAGAAATGATGCGGGGATTTTCCAATTACCGAATGCTCCTTTTCGGATTGGCCATGATACTCATGATGGTCCTTAGGCCGCAGGGAATTCTCGGCAATTTTCGAAGAAAAATAGAATTATCATAAGAGAAAGGTCAATTTGACAGGCGAGATGGGGTTAGCTGCCCCCTGCCGAGGACTTCCGATATTGGATTTTCGTTGTGGGTCGCAGAGCCACAGGAGCGAGGAAAATGGAGCGTACAGATTCGGTACGTGAATATTTCCGAGTGATGAGAACGTAGCAGATGATCCCATATCGCCTGTCGGTGCTAATGATGGAATGTGGTGCGGTTGAGCGGGACCATCCCCTTGCTTTCAAAAGGGAATTCTCTTTTCGTCCAGAATTTCGATAAAACAACTTTCCCGGTTAGCTTATAATTCACGTCGCTTTCTCCCAAAATTGTTCTAAGAAGATGGGAAAGACCGTTAATCGAAGTTGAGAAGGGGAGTGTAACCACTTCGGACCCAGATTCCTTTAGAGAAATGGGGGTTATGAGTTCGCCGGCGCCGAGCGTCTCCTCATTTAATTCGAGACGATAATTCAATTTATCTACCGTGACCCCCACAGAATTGGGATTGGTCACTTTGATCAAAAAGGCAAGATCAATCGAAGAAAATGAGACGCCGGTCAGCTCAATTTCCTGGAGTGCCAGATCGGGCTTGATTAAATTCGGTGAGCAGCCGCCTGACGCAAGGGAAAGAAATAAAAGAGATAGGTAAAACCGTCGGACCATAAGGAGATACCCTATCAGATTTTTGCAAAACATTCAAAGCCGGATAGATAATTCATGACCGATCAAACGGATGATAAAATCAAAACGATTATGCAGCTCGCCATGGCAGAAAAGTGGGAAGAAGCCAGGTTCAGGGTTCGAGAATTGATCCAGAACGCGCCTCTGGATCCGGGAATCAAGGTCCTTCAGGCAGATATCGAAAATATATCCGGAAATGAAAAAGAAGCCTTGCGTCAGCTTAAGGAGATTTTGAGAGCCCACCCGGAATACGGTCCCGCTCATTATAGTACTGGCGTCCTTCATGCACGCCAGGGGCGATGGGACCAGGCAAAATCTTTTTTTATCAAATCGATCGGCCTCTTCGACCCAGATCAGAGGGAAATGCTCTCGGATGCCTGGCTTCAGTTAGGGGTGGCGCATTGGGAACAGCGGAATCCCGGCGAAGCCATTGAAGCCTGGTACCGCGCGCTTTCTTTTAATCCGGCTCAATGGAAAGCAAGAGAATACCTCGAAGAGTTTACTCCCGACTACAGTCAACCCAAAATGTTAGGAGCTCCGGAATATTTTCGGAAATTTCAGGAGATTCAGGTCCAAAGCTATCTTGTCCAACACGGTAAAACCGAATTCGACTCATTGGAAGAGGCCGATATGCTTTTTCGAAAAATGACGGAAGCCTGGAATGCAATTCCGGAAAAATGGAAACTTGAAGATCTGGCCGAGATTGAAAGGACGCGATATTTCAGATCCGTGACTTTAATTTGAAGCAAGTACTCAGGAGTCTCTTCTGGACACTCTGCTCGAAATAAAAAATCTTTCCAAATCGTTCGGAGGCCTCACTGCGATTTCAGAAGTCGACGCGAGTCTGAAGAAGAAGGAAATTACCAGCCTGA
The genomic region above belongs to Nitrospirota bacterium and contains:
- a CDS encoding branched-chain amino acid ABC transporter permease; translation: MFLQQVINGLILGSIYALIALGYTMVYGILELINFAHGEIYMIGAYLSIISFGFFTTMGITQHYLILSLILSFFFSALFCAAYGFTMEKLAYRPLRQAHRLSPLISAIGVSIFLQNYVMLTQGSGDLVFPHRFTVGELYFSGIRITVLQLVILGSAIVLMGSLYFLVQNTLIGKAMRATAQDKVMSNLLGIDTDLIISVTFVLGSLLAAAAGMMVAMYYGTVNFFIGYIAGIKAFTAAVLGGIGSIPGAMLGGLLLGMVESLGAGYISSEYKDLFAFLILILVLLFRPSGLLGSPLKEKV
- a CDS encoding branched-chain amino acid ABC transporter permease, with the protein product MTMAGLYIVLALGLNVVVGFAGLLDLGYAAFYAVGAYSYALMSVHFHINFWLAIPLAGILAGAFGFLLGVITLRLRGDYLAIVTLGFIQILHLVLNNWDSVTRGPKGISGIPHPKIGKFIFYQPIDYYYLILAIVVVALFFIQRIKSSRIGRAWDAIREDEIAAEAMGIHTTQMKTLAFAIGAAWAGVCGTFFSAKFGFVSPESFTFFESILILSMVVLGGIGSIPGVILGALVLMILPEMMRGFSNYRMLLFGLAMILMMVLRPQGILGNFRRKIELS
- a CDS encoding LEA type 2 family protein; protein product: MVRRFYLSLLFLSLASGGCSPNLIKPDLALQEIELTGVSFSSIDLAFLIKVTNPNSVGVTVDKLNYRLELNEETLGAGELITPISLKESGSEVVTLPFSTSINGLSHLLRTILGESDVNYKLTGKVVLSKFWTKREFPFESKGMVPLNRTTFHH
- a CDS encoding tetratricopeptide repeat protein → MTDQTDDKIKTIMQLAMAEKWEEARFRVRELIQNAPLDPGIKVLQADIENISGNEKEALRQLKEILRAHPEYGPAHYSTGVLHARQGRWDQAKSFFIKSIGLFDPDQREMLSDAWLQLGVAHWEQRNPGEAIEAWYRALSFNPAQWKAREYLEEFTPDYSQPKMLGAPEYFRKFQEIQVQSYLVQHGKTEFDSLEEADMLFRKMTEAWNAIPEKWKLEDLAEIERTRYFRSVTLI